The Mycolicibacterium duvalii DNA window CATCTCCGCGGCCACCGAGAAGCTCGTCGTCACCTACACCGGCGCCGACGCCCACACCGGCCAGCGAAAACCGCCCGCCGTGCCGCTGGTCGAGGTGCTCGACGCGCTGGATCTGACCGTCGGCCGCTCCGTCCGCAAACGGGTTCTGGTCGAACATCCGTTGCAGCCGTTCGACATCCGCAATGTCACCCCGGGCGAACTCGGCATGCCGCCCGGCGAGCCGTTCACCTTCGACCCGACCGCCCGCGACGCCGCCGCGGTCGCGGCCGGCCACCGCGTCCCGCAGCCGTCGCTGCTGTCGGCACCACTTCCGCCGCCGCCGCCCGACGACGTCGCCCTCGACGACCTCATCGGGTTCTTCAAGGACCCGGTGAAGGGGTTCTTCCGGGCACTGGACTACACGCTGCCGTGGGACGTCGACACCGTCGAGGACGCGATGCCGGTCGAGATCGACGCGCTGCAGGAATGGAAGGTCGGCGACCGGATGCTCGACGATGTGCTGCGCGGCATGGACCCCGCCACGGCGCAGCAGGCCGAGTGGCGTCGCGGGGCGCTGCCGCCGGGCCGGCTGGGTTGGCGCAAGGCGATCGAACTGCGCGACCAGGTGGCCGCGCTGGCCGGGGCCGCAGAGCGCCACCGGGCGCGGGCCCCGCGCGCCTTCGACGTCGACATCCCGATCGGGGGTGGTCGCCGCGTCACCGGCACCGTACCCAAGGTCTACGGCGACCGGCTGGTGGCGGTCACGTACTCGAAGCTCGACGGCCGCCATCTGCTGACCTCGTGGATTCAGTTGGTGGCGTTGACCGCCGCGCGTTCCGGCGACTGGACCGCGGTGTGTGTTGGGCGGCCCAAACGGGGCGCCACTCCCCGGCTGCGGATGCTGGGCCGGCCCGAGCAGTCCCCCGTCGACGTCCTGGCCGACCTGGTCGCCATGTACGACGCCGGCCGCCGTGAGCCGATCCCGTTGCCGCTCAAGACGTCCTACGCGTGGGCCGAGGCGCGGTTCAGCCGCGCCGACCCTCTGCGCGACGCCGGTTTCCGGTGGAACAGCAGCCGCTTCCCCGGAGAGAACGAGGAACCCGCCCACCAGCAGGTCTGGGGAAAGTACACCGACCTGGAGGTCCTGCTGACGCCCGTGCGCCCGGGCGAGGAGTACGACGGGGAGTCCACCCGCCTGGGCGCCTACGCGTGCCGGTTGTGGCTGCCGATGCTGCACGCGGAGAGGGATCCGCACTGATGCAGGAGTTCGATCTGCTGGGACCGCTGCCGGCGCCGCGGTCGACCACGGTGCTGGAAGCCAGCGCGGGCACCGGCAAGACGTTCGCGTTGGCCGGGCTGGTGACGCGATACCTCGCCGAGGGCGAGGCAACCCTGGACCAGATGCTGTTGATCACGTTCGGGCGCGCGGCCAGCCAGGAACTGCGCGAGCGGGTGCGCAGCCAGCTCGTCGACGCCCTGGCCGCGTTGACCGATGTGCCGGCGACCGCCGACAACGCGTTGGTGGCCCACCTTCTCGAGGGCACCGACGAGGAACTCCGCGTGCGACGGCAGCGGCTGCGCGACGCGCTGGCCACCTTCGACGCCGCGACCATCGCCACCACCCATCAGTTCTGCCAACTGGTGCTCACCTCGCTGGGGGTGGCCGGTGACAGCGACGCCGGGGTGCGGCTGGTCGAGAGTCTCGACGACCTCACCGCCGAGATCGTCGACGACCTGTATCTGGCGCACTTCGGCCACCAGCCCGAGAACCCGGTGCTGCGCCGCGACCAGGCGCTGGCGTTGGCCCGCGAGGTCGTCAACAACGCCGGGACGCAGTTGCGGCCGGACGCGCCCGAGCCGGGTTCGGAGGCCGAGGTGCGCGTCACCTTCGCCGCGCAGGTGTGCGCGGAACTGGAGCGGCGCAAACGCCGCCTGGGTGTGCTGCACTACGACGATCTGCTGTCCCGCCTGGCCGACGCCCTGCGCGACAACGACTCTCCGGCCCGCGCGCGGATGCACCGCCGGTGGCCGATCGTGATGGTCGACGAGTTCCAGGACACCGATCCCGTGCAGTGGCAGGTGATCGACCGGGCGTTCTCGGGCCGTTCGACGGTGATCCTGATCGGCGACCCCAAGCAGGCCATCTACGCGTTCCGCGGCGGCGACATCGTCACCTACCTGCACGCCGCCGAGCGGGCCGGCGACCGTCGCACGCTGGCGACCAACTGGCGCAGCGACAGCGCGCTCGTCGACGCGCTGCAGGTGGTGCTGCGCGACGCCGAACTCGGCGACCCCCGCATCGTGGTGCGGCCGATCGCGGCCCACCACCGCGGCCACCGCTTGCGCGGCGCGCCGCGCAACGACCCGTTCCGGCTGCGTGTGGTCACCCGCGACGGGCTGAACACGCGTGCGGGCCGGGTCATCCCGATGGACCGGCTGCGTCGGCACATCGGCGCCGACCTGGCCGCCGACATCGGCGCGCTGCTGGCCGCCGAAGCCACCTTCGGCGCGGACCCGTTGCAGGCCAAGGACATCGCGGTGATCGTCGAGACCCACAAGGACGCGCGGGCCTGCTTCGACGCGCTGGCGCAGGCCGGCATCCCCGCGGTCTACACCGGCGACTCGGACGTGTTCGGCTCGCAGGCCGCCGACGACTGGCTGTGCCTGCTGGAGGCGTTCGACCAGCCCCACCGGTCCGGGTTGGTGCGCGCGGCGGCCACCACGATGTTCTTCGGGGAGACCGCGGAAACCCTTGCCGCACAGGGCGACGACCTGACCGACCGGGTCACCCACCGGCTGCGGGAGTGGGCAGATCACGCGCGGGAGCGGGGCGTGGCCGCGGTGTTCGAGGCGGCGCAACTGGCCGGAATGAGCCGCCGCGTGCTGTCGTGGCACGACGGCGACCGGCACATGACCGACCTGGCGCACATCACGCAGGTGTTGCACGACACCGCGCACCGCGAGCATTTCGGGCTCGCCGCGCTGCGCGATTGGCTGCGCACCCAGCGCGACGAGCGCAACGGCGCGGCCGAACGCAACCGCCGCCTGGACAGCGACGCCGCCGCCGTGCAGATCATGACGGTGTGGGCGGCCAAGGGTCTGCAGTATCCGGTGGTGTACCTGCCGTTCGCGTTCAACCGCAACATCCAGACCCGCGACGTGGTGCTCTTCCATGACGGCGACACCCGGTGTCTGCACATCGGTGGTCAGCGCAGTCCGGACTACGACGCCGTGGCCGCGCTCGGGCGCCGGGAGGCGGCCTCCGATGACGTGCGGTTGACCTACGTGGCGCTCACCCGGGCCCAGTCGCAGGTCATCGCGTGGTGGGCGCCGTCGTTCGACGAACCCAACGGGGGGCTGTCGCGGCTGCTGCGCGGCCGCCGCCCGGGCGAGGCCGTGGTACCCGACCGCTGCGTCCCACCCAAGGTCGACGACGCCGACGCCATGGCGGCGCTGCGCGCGTGGGCGGATCTCGGCGGCCCGGTGCTGGAGGAGTCCGTCGTCGCCCAGCCCGCCGCGGTGCCGCCGTCGCCGTTGCCGGAGGGGTTGGGGGCGCGGCATTTTCACCGCCACATCGACACCGCCTGGCGGCGCACCTCGTATTCGGGATTGCTACGCGCCTCGGAATCGTCGGAGACCGGGGCGGGCGTGGCCAGTGAACCCGAGGTCGTCGAACTCGACGACGAGACCGCCGAGATCGCGCTGACCGAGAGCGCCGATGCCGACGCGCGGGTGCCTTCGCCGATGGCCGAGCTGCCGATGGGCGCCAAGTTCGGCACGCTGGTGCACGCGGTGCTGGAGACCGCCGACCCGATGGCCACCGACCTGGCCGCAGAGCTCGAGCGCAAGGTGCGCGAACACTCGCAGTGGTGGCCGGTCGACGTGCCCGCCGAGGAGCTGGCCCAGGCGCTGGTGCCGCTGCACGACACGCCGCTGGGTCCGCTCGCGCCGGGTCTGACGTTGCGGCAGGTCGGGTTGCGGGACCGATTGCGGGAGCTGGACTTCGAGTTCCCGCTCGCCGGCGGCGACCGGCGGGGCGCGGCGCCGCGGGTCACCGTCGCCGACGTCGGCCGGTTGTTCGCCGAACACGTGCCCGGCGACGACATCCTGGCCGGCTATGCCGCCCGGTTGTCGCACGGCGCGCTGGCCGAGCAGTCGCTGCGTGGCTATCTGACCGGTTCGGTCGACGCGGTGCTGCGCCTGCCCGACCGGCGGTTCGTGGTGGTCGACTACAAGACCAACTGGCTCGGGGAACCCGGCGCCGCGCTCACGGCCGCCGACTACACCGCGCCCCGGATGGTCGAGGCGATGACGCACTCCGACTATCCGCTGCAGGCCTTGCTGTATTCGGTGGTGCTGCACCGCTTCCTGCGCTGGCGGCTGGCCGGCTACCGGCCCGCCGACCATCTCGGGGGCGTGCTGTATCTGTTCCTGCGCGGGATGTGCGGGCCCGGCACCCCGGTCGTCGACGGTCATCCGTGCGGCGTGTTCAGCTGGCGCCCGCCGGCGTCGCTGGTGACCGCGGTGTCCGACGCGCTCGCCGGAGGCGTGGCATGACCGCGGCCGAGCTGCTGACTCCGTTCATCGCGGCCGAGGTGTTCGAACCCGCCGACGTCCACGTCGCGACCCGGCTGTGCGCCCTGGCCGGCGACGACGACCAGACGGTGACGCTGGCCGCCGCGTTCGTCGTGCGGGCGCTGCGCTCCGGATCGGTGTGTGTGGACCTGCGGTCGGTCGCCGAGCAGGTGGCGCGGCCCGAGCTGCCC harbors:
- the recB gene encoding exodeoxyribonuclease V subunit beta; protein product: MQEFDLLGPLPAPRSTTVLEASAGTGKTFALAGLVTRYLAEGEATLDQMLLITFGRAASQELRERVRSQLVDALAALTDVPATADNALVAHLLEGTDEELRVRRQRLRDALATFDAATIATTHQFCQLVLTSLGVAGDSDAGVRLVESLDDLTAEIVDDLYLAHFGHQPENPVLRRDQALALAREVVNNAGTQLRPDAPEPGSEAEVRVTFAAQVCAELERRKRRLGVLHYDDLLSRLADALRDNDSPARARMHRRWPIVMVDEFQDTDPVQWQVIDRAFSGRSTVILIGDPKQAIYAFRGGDIVTYLHAAERAGDRRTLATNWRSDSALVDALQVVLRDAELGDPRIVVRPIAAHHRGHRLRGAPRNDPFRLRVVTRDGLNTRAGRVIPMDRLRRHIGADLAADIGALLAAEATFGADPLQAKDIAVIVETHKDARACFDALAQAGIPAVYTGDSDVFGSQAADDWLCLLEAFDQPHRSGLVRAAATTMFFGETAETLAAQGDDLTDRVTHRLREWADHARERGVAAVFEAAQLAGMSRRVLSWHDGDRHMTDLAHITQVLHDTAHREHFGLAALRDWLRTQRDERNGAAERNRRLDSDAAAVQIMTVWAAKGLQYPVVYLPFAFNRNIQTRDVVLFHDGDTRCLHIGGQRSPDYDAVAALGRREAASDDVRLTYVALTRAQSQVIAWWAPSFDEPNGGLSRLLRGRRPGEAVVPDRCVPPKVDDADAMAALRAWADLGGPVLEESVVAQPAAVPPSPLPEGLGARHFHRHIDTAWRRTSYSGLLRASESSETGAGVASEPEVVELDDETAEIALTESADADARVPSPMAELPMGAKFGTLVHAVLETADPMATDLAAELERKVREHSQWWPVDVPAEELAQALVPLHDTPLGPLAPGLTLRQVGLRDRLRELDFEFPLAGGDRRGAAPRVTVADVGRLFAEHVPGDDILAGYAARLSHGALAEQSLRGYLTGSVDAVLRLPDRRFVVVDYKTNWLGEPGAALTAADYTAPRMVEAMTHSDYPLQALLYSVVLHRFLRWRLAGYRPADHLGGVLYLFLRGMCGPGTPVVDGHPCGVFSWRPPASLVTAVSDALAGGVA